One Streptosporangium sp. NBC_01495 DNA window includes the following coding sequences:
- a CDS encoding MFS transporter: MSTSNASTRAHLPGTVLLLCLSQIVGSLGLAAGATAGPLLAELVTGSAAYGPTAMGALVTGSALAGPAAGAIMRRLGRVWGPAACNLCATVGAAIVVFSVNWGLVSLLVGTVLLGAGTTGVMLGRYLATDLVDERRAPQAMGLAVAAVTVGAVLGPVLLGPTGAVAEAAGLPPQTGLHLLAVVVFPLASLILLRLRGGGGPEASATGTPATGRGPGRLLPLLVLGTGNLSMVAIMGSVPNHLQHSGWDLQAVGMFAALHIGAMFAFAPVSAALCRRFGPRPVALVAALCMTGSLVFGVPGGGIGSDLALLALVGVSWNLHLVSGSMWLVEVTPEPLRHRAEGLGELAMGAAAAAGSLGLAGPLLSLGGLPLLCLAMAAVNVATAVALSAGVRSRRTPAVPVPADSSKS; the protein is encoded by the coding sequence ATGAGCACCTCGAACGCCTCGACGCGGGCCCACCTGCCCGGGACGGTCCTGCTGCTCTGTCTGAGCCAGATCGTCGGATCGCTCGGGCTGGCCGCGGGCGCCACCGCGGGCCCCCTGCTCGCCGAGCTGGTCACCGGATCCGCGGCCTACGGCCCGACGGCGATGGGCGCGCTGGTCACCGGGTCGGCGCTGGCCGGCCCCGCCGCGGGCGCGATCATGCGGCGGCTCGGGCGCGTGTGGGGCCCGGCCGCCTGCAACCTCTGCGCGACCGTGGGTGCGGCCATTGTCGTGTTCTCCGTGAACTGGGGGCTGGTGAGCCTGCTGGTCGGCACCGTACTCCTGGGCGCGGGCACCACCGGCGTGATGCTCGGCCGGTATCTGGCCACCGACCTCGTCGACGAGCGCCGTGCCCCGCAGGCGATGGGGCTGGCGGTCGCGGCCGTCACCGTCGGCGCGGTCCTCGGCCCCGTGCTTCTCGGACCGACCGGCGCGGTGGCGGAGGCGGCGGGCCTGCCCCCGCAGACGGGTCTGCACCTGCTCGCGGTGGTGGTGTTCCCACTGGCCTCACTGATCCTGCTCAGGCTACGCGGTGGCGGCGGGCCCGAGGCGTCCGCGACGGGTACCCCGGCCACCGGACGCGGGCCGGGACGGCTGCTGCCGCTGCTGGTCCTGGGCACCGGCAACCTGTCGATGGTGGCGATCATGGGTTCCGTGCCGAACCACCTGCAGCACAGCGGGTGGGACCTGCAGGCGGTCGGGATGTTCGCCGCCCTGCACATCGGCGCGATGTTCGCCTTCGCGCCGGTCTCCGCGGCGCTGTGCAGGCGGTTCGGCCCCCGGCCCGTGGCGCTGGTCGCGGCGCTGTGCATGACCGGCTCGCTGGTCTTCGGCGTGCCCGGCGGCGGGATCGGCTCCGACCTGGCGCTGCTGGCGCTGGTCGGGGTGTCCTGGAACCTGCACCTGGTCAGCGGCAGCATGTGGCTGGTGGAGGTGACGCCCGAGCCGCTGCGCCACCGCGCGGAAGGGCTCGGCGAGCTCGCCATGGGCGCCGCCGCGGCGGCGGGCAGCCTCGGCCTCGCCGGGCCGCTGCTCTCCCTGGGCGGGCTTCCGCTGCTCTGCCTGGCGATGGCCGCGGTCAACGTCGCGACCGCCGTGGCGCTCTCTGCCGGAGTACGGTCGCGCCGCACCCCGGCGGTCCCGGTCCCCGCGGATTCGTCGAAGTCGTGA
- a CDS encoding polysaccharide biosynthesis protein has product MSAARRVEGILDEIRAIAPAWRREPDHAALRRLRELATELTATYPAGDARYRHVLAAAGRDVDVPHRRVRDLVGGRTVLVIGSEGRIGGTLVAELAGMGPGRLLTAGLSPDAAVDGAEHRVLDIRDRERVSRLIAAIRPDVVFHLASRPVTGTAEHGAHHTHDSVCTDVLGTRHVVDACAAVRVGVLVVASTEESLLLYAHDVRSAGKRAIELIVADAAARGRVNAVIARLAHVADDSPLLRRFRRSCREGTVLWLPAPARRFHLQSAREAAQLLLVAATGARTGAAAVHAVRDLALPATSLDLAVGVMREEGVTAMRIADDVTGRPPQHCPDLTGQAGLTGVSPLFNAFEASGAERSVSPDIDVVTCRFRLPTAAVRQLDHLAGLCLGPREHDMADAFDRFARTLLEAGLAQTPRSVVRRVAHLSEPHREHMTATDRMVNDRVRWWAAR; this is encoded by the coding sequence ATGAGTGCCGCACGGCGTGTCGAGGGAATCCTCGACGAGATCCGCGCCATCGCCCCCGCGTGGCGCCGCGAGCCGGACCACGCCGCCCTGCGCAGGCTGCGGGAGCTGGCCACCGAGCTGACCGCGACGTACCCGGCGGGTGACGCGCGGTACCGGCACGTTCTCGCGGCGGCCGGGCGCGACGTCGACGTGCCGCACCGGCGGGTACGCGACCTGGTCGGCGGTCGCACCGTGCTGGTCATCGGGTCCGAGGGGCGGATCGGCGGCACGCTGGTCGCCGAGCTGGCGGGCATGGGGCCGGGCAGGCTGCTGACGGCCGGCCTCTCGCCGGACGCCGCCGTGGACGGCGCCGAGCACCGCGTCCTCGACATCCGCGACCGGGAGCGGGTGTCCCGGCTGATCGCCGCCATCCGCCCCGACGTCGTCTTCCACCTGGCCTCGCGCCCCGTCACGGGAACGGCGGAACACGGCGCCCACCACACCCACGACTCGGTGTGCACCGACGTGCTGGGCACGCGCCACGTCGTGGACGCCTGCGCCGCAGTGCGGGTCGGCGTCCTGGTCGTCGCCTCCACCGAGGAGTCCCTGCTCCTATACGCCCACGACGTCCGGTCGGCCGGCAAGCGGGCCATCGAGCTGATCGTCGCCGACGCCGCGGCGCGGGGGCGGGTGAACGCCGTCATCGCGCGGCTCGCCCACGTCGCCGACGACTCACCGCTGCTGCGCCGGTTCCGCCGCTCGTGCCGTGAGGGGACGGTGCTGTGGCTACCGGCGCCGGCCCGGCGATTCCACCTGCAGTCCGCGCGGGAGGCCGCGCAGCTGCTGCTGGTGGCGGCGACCGGCGCCCGTACCGGCGCGGCGGCCGTGCACGCCGTCCGCGACCTGGCCCTGCCGGCGACCTCCCTGGACCTGGCAGTCGGAGTGATGAGAGAGGAAGGGGTGACGGCGATGCGCATCGCCGACGACGTGACGGGCAGACCGCCGCAGCACTGCCCGGACCTGACGGGCCAGGCGGGCCTCACCGGGGTCAGCCCGCTGTTCAACGCCTTCGAGGCGTCCGGAGCCGAGCGGTCGGTCTCGCCGGACATCGACGTGGTGACCTGCCGGTTCCGGCTGCCCACGGCGGCCGTACGGCAGCTCGACCATCTCGCCGGTCTCTGCCTGGGCCCCCGGGAGCACGACATGGCCGACGCGTTCGACCGGTTCGCGCGCACCCTGCTGGAGGCCGGTCTGGCGCAGACGCCGAGGTCCGTCGTACGCCGCGTCGCGCACCTGAGCGAACCCCACCGCGAGCACATGACGGCGACGGACCGAATGGTGAACGACCGTGTCAGGTGGTGGGCGGCGCGATGA
- a CDS encoding methyltransferase, translating into MSPENPKNPKNAENAENAENAENPHGPRKVRSREDLVGPLFGAAAFQMLNAGCELGLFALLRDKDELAAEDVGDLLGLGPRPTEILLLGVTALGLTEVTGGRYRNCAVIQEMFEDGSWEVLADIVAFQARLVYLPLADLVESLRENTNAGLARFAGTGDDLYHRLPETPELERLFYRCMRSWSLLSNPVLVAKADLTGVRRVLDVGGGDGVNAIELARANPGVGFTVLDLPGAVDIARRKIADNGLSDRIDVWVGDIFNDPYPQGHDAVLFANQLVIWSPEQNLGLLRKAHAALPEGGRVMVFNVMSSDTGEGPLYSALDNAYFATLTAPRSMIYSWSHYERWMRETGFDEVRRLPGETWTPHGVISGIKRTSATG; encoded by the coding sequence GTGTCCCCTGAGAACCCCAAGAACCCCAAGAACGCTGAGAACGCCGAGAACGCTGAGAACGCTGAGAACCCTCACGGCCCCCGGAAGGTGCGGTCACGTGAGGATCTCGTCGGCCCGCTGTTCGGGGCGGCGGCGTTCCAGATGCTCAACGCGGGCTGCGAGCTGGGCCTGTTCGCCCTGTTGCGCGACAAGGACGAGCTCGCCGCCGAGGACGTCGGCGACCTGCTCGGGCTGGGCCCGCGGCCGACGGAGATCCTGCTGCTCGGCGTCACCGCTCTCGGGCTCACCGAGGTGACCGGCGGGCGCTACCGCAACTGCGCGGTGATCCAGGAGATGTTCGAGGACGGCTCCTGGGAGGTCCTGGCCGACATCGTCGCCTTCCAGGCCAGGCTCGTATACCTTCCGCTGGCCGACCTCGTCGAGTCGCTGCGGGAGAACACCAACGCCGGGCTGGCCCGGTTCGCGGGGACGGGCGACGACCTGTACCACCGGCTGCCCGAGACGCCGGAGCTGGAGCGGTTGTTCTACCGCTGCATGCGCTCCTGGTCGCTGCTGTCCAACCCGGTCCTGGTCGCCAAGGCGGACCTCACCGGGGTGCGCCGGGTGCTCGACGTCGGCGGCGGCGACGGGGTGAACGCGATCGAGCTGGCCCGCGCCAACCCCGGGGTCGGGTTCACCGTGCTCGACCTGCCGGGCGCGGTGGACATCGCCCGGCGCAAGATCGCCGACAACGGGCTGAGCGACCGCATCGACGTGTGGGTGGGCGACATCTTCAACGACCCGTACCCCCAGGGCCACGACGCGGTGCTGTTCGCCAACCAGCTGGTCATCTGGTCCCCGGAGCAGAATCTCGGCCTGCTGCGCAAGGCGCACGCGGCACTGCCCGAGGGCGGCAGGGTGATGGTGTTCAACGTGATGTCCAGTGACACCGGCGAAGGACCGCTCTACTCGGCGCTGGACAACGCCTACTTCGCCACGCTCACCGCGCCGCGCAGCATGATCTACAGCTGGAGCCACTATGAGCGGTGGATGCGCGAGACGGGGTTCGACGAGGTGCGCAGGCTTCCGGGGGAGACCTGGACCCCGCACGGGGTGATCAGCGGGATCAAGCGGACCTCCGCCACGGGGTGA
- a CDS encoding aldo/keto reductase, with translation MPLNDGVSIPRLGYGVFLIPADQVVEPLTTAIEEGYRLIDTAAAYQNEAGVGKAIANSEVSREEFFVTTKLWNDAHGYDETMRAFDESMARLGLDHLDLYLIHFPRPALNRYVDSWRAFERLRADGRVRSIGVSNFGVAELDRLAEECSVVPSINQIELHPLYPQHELRAAHAERGIVTQAWSPIGRDQGLLQHPTAVEIARECDRTPAQVVLRWHLQHDIVVIPKSAKPERIRANIQVFDFTLDESQMARLDDLGTEQRCHPVPGTLFDVS, from the coding sequence GTGCCCCTCAACGATGGCGTGTCCATCCCGCGGCTCGGGTACGGGGTGTTCCTCATCCCCGCCGACCAGGTGGTGGAGCCGCTGACGACGGCGATCGAAGAGGGCTACCGCCTCATCGACACCGCCGCCGCCTACCAGAACGAGGCCGGAGTCGGAAAGGCGATCGCCAACAGCGAGGTTTCGCGCGAGGAGTTCTTCGTCACCACCAAGCTGTGGAACGACGCCCACGGCTACGACGAGACCATGCGGGCCTTCGACGAGAGCATGGCCAGGCTCGGCCTCGACCACCTCGACCTGTACCTGATCCACTTCCCGCGCCCCGCGCTGAACCGGTACGTGGACAGCTGGCGGGCGTTCGAGAGGCTGCGGGCCGACGGCCGCGTCCGGTCGATCGGCGTGTCGAACTTCGGCGTCGCCGAGCTCGACCGGCTGGCCGAGGAGTGCTCCGTGGTGCCCTCGATCAACCAGATCGAGCTGCACCCCCTGTACCCGCAGCACGAGCTGCGCGCGGCGCACGCCGAACGCGGCATCGTGACGCAGGCCTGGAGCCCCATCGGCCGTGACCAGGGACTGCTCCAGCACCCCACGGCGGTGGAGATCGCCCGGGAGTGCGACCGGACCCCCGCGCAGGTCGTGCTGCGGTGGCACCTGCAGCACGACATCGTCGTCATCCCGAAGTCGGCCAAGCCCGAGCGCATCCGCGCCAACATCCAGGTGTTCGACTTCACCCTCGACGAGTCCCAGATGGCACGGCTGGACGACCTGGGCACCGAGCAGAGATGCCATCCCGTCCCCGGCACGCTGTTCGACGTGTCGTGA
- a CDS encoding acyl-CoA dehydrogenase family protein produces the protein MTITTPAPAGSIPRPDWSARPNTPTDWIDRAREVADVLSVGAAERDRANRTPHEEIRILKESGLVPIFGPVEHGGAGQEWPTAYRVVRAVASADGSIGQLLGDHYTWCWLPRWLGTAEQIRRLEIEATRGNWFFGCALNPRDADVVATDEGDHLVFNGSKHFCTGVKVSDHTVLEGVLNGKDHVLAVVPTDQPGIVHHNNWDNMGQRLTESGGITIRDVRVPWEDALGYRDKVFTPRTYATTNVPTGQLLFCNIWLGVAGGALRAAIEYTQTGRGWGGYERTVDEPRVQDTIGDLTAKLWAAEALADQVAEEGMALHRDPDSVTPRIRGEYKVRTAAVKARADEVALEVTSRIFEVTGARSTANRFGFDRFWRNARTHTLHHPVAYQRREVGLYQLLDEVPEPGRYS, from the coding sequence GTGACCATCACCACGCCCGCCCCCGCAGGGTCCATACCCCGGCCGGACTGGTCGGCCAGGCCGAACACGCCGACGGACTGGATCGACCGCGCCCGGGAGGTGGCCGACGTGCTGAGCGTCGGCGCGGCCGAACGTGACCGCGCCAACCGGACGCCGCACGAGGAGATCCGGATTCTCAAGGAGTCGGGACTGGTACCGATCTTCGGTCCCGTGGAGCACGGCGGCGCCGGCCAGGAATGGCCGACGGCCTACCGGGTCGTGCGGGCCGTCGCCTCGGCGGACGGGTCGATCGGCCAGCTGCTGGGCGACCACTACACGTGGTGCTGGCTGCCCCGGTGGCTGGGCACCGCGGAGCAGATCCGGCGGCTGGAGATCGAGGCCACCCGAGGCAACTGGTTCTTCGGGTGCGCCCTCAACCCGCGCGACGCCGACGTGGTCGCCACGGACGAGGGCGACCACCTGGTCTTCAACGGCAGCAAGCACTTCTGCACCGGGGTGAAGGTCTCCGACCACACGGTGCTGGAAGGGGTGCTGAACGGCAAGGACCACGTGCTGGCCGTCGTGCCCACCGACCAGCCGGGCATCGTCCACCACAACAACTGGGACAACATGGGCCAGCGCCTGACCGAGAGCGGCGGGATCACCATCCGCGACGTCAGGGTGCCCTGGGAGGACGCGCTGGGCTACCGGGACAAGGTGTTCACCCCCCGCACCTACGCGACCACGAACGTGCCGACCGGCCAGCTCCTGTTCTGCAACATCTGGCTGGGCGTGGCCGGCGGCGCGTTGCGCGCCGCGATCGAGTACACCCAGACAGGCCGGGGCTGGGGCGGGTACGAGCGCACCGTCGACGAGCCCCGCGTCCAGGACACCATCGGCGACCTGACCGCCAAGCTCTGGGCCGCCGAGGCGCTGGCCGACCAGGTCGCCGAGGAGGGCATGGCGCTGCACCGCGACCCCGACTCGGTCACCCCCCGGATCCGCGGCGAGTACAAGGTGCGGACCGCGGCGGTGAAGGCGCGGGCCGACGAGGTGGCGCTCGAGGTCACCTCACGGATCTTCGAGGTCACCGGGGCCCGCTCCACCGCGAACCGGTTCGGCTTCGACCGGTTCTGGCGCAACGCCCGCACCCACACGCTGCATCACCCGGTGGCCTACCAGCGCCGCGAGGTCGGCCTGTACCAGCTTCTCGACGAGGTGCCCGAGCCCGGCCGCTACTCCTGA
- a CDS encoding YybH family protein, which produces MTSSTRSTFAPVSDPYQHTENFRRAFNSGDVAAVEAGLADGAVFVRGPGDPVTGGEASKAIADFLALGLPMDIRDRHVYVADDIALIIADWVVEGAGPGGGHMRMEGTSTDVIRRGADGLWRSVIDNPHGTTRPAV; this is translated from the coding sequence ATGACCAGCTCGACGAGGAGCACCTTCGCCCCGGTCTCCGACCCGTACCAGCACACCGAGAACTTCCGCCGCGCCTTCAACTCCGGTGACGTGGCCGCCGTCGAGGCTGGTCTGGCGGACGGCGCGGTGTTCGTCCGCGGACCCGGTGATCCCGTCACCGGCGGCGAGGCGAGCAAGGCCATCGCCGACTTCCTCGCGCTCGGGCTGCCCATGGACATCCGCGACCGCCACGTCTACGTCGCGGACGACATCGCGCTGATCATCGCCGACTGGGTCGTGGAGGGCGCCGGTCCCGGCGGCGGCCACATGCGGATGGAGGGCACCAGCACCGACGTCATCCGGCGCGGTGCCGACGGCCTCTGGCGCTCGGTCATCGACAACCCGCACGGCACCACGCGGCCCGCGGTCTGA
- a CDS encoding flavin reductase family protein, with product MREAPSTNQTGQDDFRALMAGFPTGVAVVTVVSADGSPKGITCSSVCSVTLAPPTLLVCVRNASPTLAAVLAARRFTLNLLDHNARPTAELFASGDPRRFERAEWTVDGGACGPHLVRDAHSIADCLVSRADRVGDHTVVMGAVQRVLRRESRRPLLYGLRRYSVWPEPHEPVPADIAGPASAGHRHRPALTAETASHRMS from the coding sequence ATGCGCGAAGCACCGAGTACGAACCAGACCGGCCAGGATGACTTCCGCGCCCTGATGGCGGGCTTCCCCACCGGGGTGGCGGTCGTGACGGTCGTCTCCGCTGACGGCAGTCCCAAAGGCATAACCTGCTCGTCGGTCTGCAGTGTCACCCTCGCCCCGCCCACCCTGTTGGTGTGCGTGCGCAACGCCAGCCCGACCCTGGCGGCGGTGCTCGCCGCCCGGCGGTTCACCCTCAATCTTCTCGACCACAACGCCCGGCCGACGGCCGAGCTGTTCGCCTCCGGCGATCCGCGCCGCTTCGAGCGCGCCGAGTGGACGGTCGACGGCGGGGCGTGCGGCCCGCACCTGGTGCGGGACGCCCACTCCATAGCCGACTGCCTGGTGTCGCGCGCCGACCGGGTCGGCGACCACACCGTCGTGATGGGCGCGGTCCAGCGCGTGCTGCGCCGGGAGTCGCGCCGCCCACTGCTGTACGGGCTGCGCCGCTACTCGGTGTGGCCGGAACCGCACGAGCCCGTCCCCGCGGACATCGCGGGACCCGCCTCCGCGGGGCACCGCCACCGGCCCGCGTTGACCGCGGAAACAGCGAGCCACCGAATGTCATGA
- the wrbA gene encoding NAD(P)H:quinone oxidoreductase, with translation MNIRIAVIYYSATGNVHALAEALACGVASAGAEVRLRRVPELAPRSAIDSNPAWRDHCDATAHIEEATVDDLVWADGFAFGTPTRFGNVSSQLKQFLDMTGKIWQEGELTGKAATGFTSSYEVHGGQETTLVALYNVMHHWGSIIVPTGYADYDLIHAAGGNPYGISIRDGDEDLAKHVYAAAEYHGARFARIAGALKPLRAATA, from the coding sequence ATGAATATCCGAATCGCAGTGATCTACTACTCGGCGACGGGAAACGTGCACGCGCTCGCCGAGGCCCTGGCCTGTGGCGTCGCCTCGGCGGGGGCGGAGGTCCGGCTGCGCCGCGTTCCCGAGCTGGCGCCCCGTTCGGCGATCGACTCCAACCCGGCCTGGCGGGACCACTGTGACGCCACCGCGCACATCGAGGAGGCCACCGTCGACGATCTCGTCTGGGCCGACGGTTTCGCCTTCGGCACGCCCACCCGCTTCGGCAACGTCAGCTCCCAGCTCAAGCAGTTCCTCGACATGACCGGCAAGATCTGGCAGGAGGGCGAGCTGACCGGCAAGGCGGCGACCGGATTCACCAGCAGCTACGAGGTCCACGGGGGGCAGGAGACCACCCTGGTCGCCCTCTACAACGTGATGCACCACTGGGGCTCGATCATCGTCCCCACCGGATACGCCGACTACGACCTCATCCACGCCGCGGGCGGCAACCCGTACGGCATCAGCATCCGCGACGGCGACGAGGACCTGGCCAAGCACGTGTACGCCGCCGCCGAATACCACGGTGCCCGCTTCGCCCGGATCGCCGGGGCGCTCAAGCCGCTGCGAGCCGCGACCGCGTGA
- a CDS encoding AfsR/SARP family transcriptional regulator has protein sequence MLIGDTPVVVGKNRQRIVLTMLLDSAGRIVTVGEIVEALWAGSPPRTAAEQVQTCIWQLRRSFALAGAVADLIETTSPGYALRVAPQTVDAHRFNEQVADARSLAAQGDRTLAASRFRCALSLFRGPVLAEVDSPAVQAVAAKWEERRLSVIEECIDLELQCGRGRELIDELMALVERYPLREGLRAQLMYALYCADRRAEALETYAAGRALLVDELGLEPGPTLREMHQRVLAGEPVHVSEDAPVNVPAQLVADLPDYVGRPEHERRIRAALTADSHGARICGVYGKWSSGKSATALHVAHQLRDEFPDGQLYADLRGSRPDPVDVGDVLSCFLRSFGVADTAIPKQLAERAAIYRSLLDHRRVLIMLDDVLGAGHVWPLIPATPEAAVLMTSRSNLSDVPGNFPVEVGMLTVDQSVELLRKVVGVHRVAAEPEAVDQVVGATGRLALSVRAAAARLASRTHLKIGGLAQRLSDPDRRLDELSHGAFDMRSYLAPSIEALDPDARRVWYAAGMLQVPDFGAWVAAAAVDTPISEVEPILEHLVDRGLLDVAGTDHMGVLRCRMHQLMGVYARERSLSELPVAQRAGMLDRAADCWLGLAQGAERLLKGEAGGSGLIECPTAVCEQMIEMVTSDPGAWLELETEGLRFAARHRGRLSRVPSPARSRLGRRELGIAKVGADTDDQDGVAVVPSAS, from the coding sequence GTGCTGATCGGTGACACACCGGTCGTCGTCGGCAAGAACCGGCAGCGCATCGTGCTCACGATGCTCCTGGACAGTGCCGGCCGCATCGTGACGGTCGGGGAGATCGTGGAGGCCCTCTGGGCGGGCAGTCCGCCGCGGACCGCCGCCGAGCAGGTGCAGACGTGCATATGGCAGTTGCGTCGTTCTTTCGCGCTCGCCGGGGCCGTCGCCGATCTCATCGAGACGACGTCACCGGGTTACGCCCTGCGCGTCGCCCCGCAGACCGTCGACGCGCACCGGTTCAACGAGCAGGTCGCCGACGCCCGTTCGCTGGCCGCGCAGGGCGATCGGACGCTGGCGGCGTCCCGTTTCCGCTGCGCGCTGTCGCTGTTCCGCGGCCCGGTGCTCGCCGAGGTCGACAGCCCCGCCGTGCAGGCCGTCGCCGCCAAGTGGGAGGAGCGGCGGCTGTCGGTCATCGAGGAATGCATCGACCTGGAGCTCCAGTGCGGTCGCGGCCGGGAGCTGATCGACGAGCTGATGGCCCTGGTGGAGCGGTATCCCCTGCGGGAGGGCCTGCGCGCGCAGCTGATGTACGCGCTGTACTGCGCCGACCGGCGGGCGGAGGCGCTGGAGACCTACGCCGCGGGTCGGGCGCTCCTCGTCGACGAGCTCGGCCTCGAACCCGGCCCGACCCTGCGAGAGATGCACCAGCGCGTCCTGGCGGGCGAACCGGTTCACGTCTCCGAGGACGCGCCCGTCAACGTGCCCGCCCAGCTCGTCGCGGACCTGCCCGACTACGTCGGCCGGCCGGAACACGAGCGCCGTATCCGCGCCGCGCTGACGGCCGACAGCCACGGCGCCCGCATCTGCGGCGTCTACGGCAAGTGGAGCTCCGGCAAGTCGGCCACGGCCCTGCACGTGGCCCACCAGCTGCGCGACGAGTTCCCCGACGGACAGCTCTACGCCGACCTGCGCGGTTCCCGGCCCGACCCGGTCGACGTCGGCGACGTGCTGTCCTGCTTCCTGCGTTCCTTCGGCGTCGCCGACACCGCCATCCCGAAGCAGCTCGCCGAGCGGGCCGCGATCTACCGCAGCCTGCTCGACCACAGGCGCGTGCTCATCATGCTCGACGACGTGCTCGGGGCCGGTCACGTCTGGCCGCTGATCCCGGCCACGCCCGAGGCGGCGGTGCTGATGACCAGCCGGTCGAACCTGTCCGACGTCCCGGGCAACTTCCCCGTCGAGGTGGGCATGCTCACCGTCGACCAGTCGGTCGAGCTGCTGCGCAAGGTCGTGGGCGTCCACCGCGTAGCGGCGGAGCCCGAGGCGGTGGACCAGGTGGTCGGCGCGACCGGCAGGCTGGCGCTCTCGGTGCGTGCCGCCGCGGCCCGGCTGGCCTCCCGTACCCATCTCAAGATCGGTGGCCTCGCGCAGCGGCTGAGCGATCCGGACCGCCGGCTGGACGAGCTCTCCCACGGCGCGTTCGACATGCGCTCCTACCTGGCCCCCAGCATCGAGGCCCTCGACCCGGACGCGCGGCGGGTCTGGTACGCGGCGGGCATGCTGCAGGTGCCCGACTTCGGCGCCTGGGTGGCCGCCGCCGCCGTCGACACCCCGATCTCCGAGGTGGAGCCGATCCTGGAGCACCTCGTCGACCGGGGACTGCTGGACGTGGCGGGCACCGACCACATGGGGGTGTTGCGCTGCCGGATGCACCAGCTGATGGGGGTGTACGCCAGGGAACGCTCCCTCAGCGAGCTGCCCGTCGCGCAGCGGGCCGGCATGCTCGATCGTGCCGCGGACTGCTGGCTGGGGCTCGCCCAGGGCGCCGAGCGACTGCTCAAAGGCGAGGCGGGGGGATCCGGCCTGATCGAGTGCCCGACGGCGGTGTGCGAGCAGATGATCGAGATGGTGACGTCCGACCCGGGTGCCTGGCTCGAACTCGAGACCGAGGGGCTGCGATTCGCCGCCCGCCATCGCGGCCGGCTGTCCCGAGTGCCGTCACCGGCCCGTTCCAGGCTGGGCCGCCGGGAACTCGGCATCGCCAAGGTCGGCGCGGACACGGACGACCAGGACGGTGTCGCGGTCGTGCCGTCCGCGAGCTGA